In the genome of Leucobacter luti, one region contains:
- a CDS encoding zf-TFIIB domain-containing protein — protein sequence MNCPSDGTTLLMSERQGIEIDYCPQCRGIWLDRGELDKMLDRAQAEAESFTAQQQAPAPQQVAPPLPPQQQYSQPVPPQQPYVDPRHGQRGYDERRRDGYSSDGRYRDPRYKKKKSPFDFLGDIFE from the coding sequence ATGAATTGCCCTAGCGACGGAACGACCCTGCTCATGAGTGAGCGACAGGGCATTGAGATCGACTACTGCCCTCAGTGCCGCGGCATCTGGCTCGACCGCGGAGAGCTCGACAAGATGCTGGACCGGGCCCAGGCCGAGGCCGAATCATTCACGGCTCAGCAGCAGGCACCGGCCCCCCAGCAAGTGGCTCCACCCCTGCCACCACAGCAGCAGTATTCACAGCCGGTGCCCCCGCAGCAGCCCTACGTTGACCCGCGGCACGGCCAGCGCGGCTACGACGAGCGCCGCCGCGACGGGTACTCGAGTGATGGACGCTACCGCGATCCTCGGTACAAGAAAAAGAAGAGCCCGTTCGACTTCCTCGGCGACATCTTCGAGTAG
- a CDS encoding thiamine pyrophosphate-dependent enzyme, with translation MSQSAGHLIVRTLESHGVERIYAVPGESYLDVLDGLHDSPIETVVCRHEGGAGFMALAEGRLTGRPGIAMVTRGPGAANVMISVHTSWQDATALVVFVGLVPVADRERDAFQEFSLTGWFGSTAKRVMTIDDPDRAGELVAEAIRIAASGRPGPVVVGLPEDLLMHQTASPVPAVTRAPRPAPAADELQELVQRLARAERPALVLGGDGWHDGCGSLLADFAGAAGIPVFSDWRAYDAIPHTSPAWAGWLGYGRADAVVAGYGAADLLVFVGGTRSDVLSEGYTLGLDTETVLVLSDPNAATHAGRIDQHILATPATFTAALAAVEPAAARGNRADTWVQERATAQRAFATHRADAAVATGEPAAATPADLGVDLGVAFGLLDDRLAGNATLTFGAGNATIWAHRFVQHHLPASLVGARNGAMGLAVPAAIAASLAHPGRRAVAVCGDGDFLMNGQELATAFAHGAAPLVIVVDNGIYGTIVQHQERHYPGRPSGTAMANPNFAELMRSFGGHGERVTRTEDVAAALDRALAATGPALLHLVVDASVMPPASSEV, from the coding sequence ATGTCACAGTCAGCCGGTCACCTGATCGTGCGCACGCTCGAATCTCACGGCGTGGAGCGGATCTATGCCGTCCCAGGGGAAAGCTACCTCGACGTGCTCGATGGGCTGCACGATTCCCCGATCGAAACTGTGGTGTGCCGCCACGAGGGCGGTGCAGGGTTCATGGCGCTCGCCGAGGGGCGGTTGACCGGCCGCCCAGGTATTGCGATGGTGACCCGGGGGCCCGGGGCTGCGAACGTGATGATTTCCGTGCACACTTCCTGGCAAGACGCGACTGCGCTGGTGGTGTTCGTCGGCCTGGTGCCCGTCGCGGACCGAGAACGCGACGCATTCCAGGAGTTTTCTCTCACCGGATGGTTCGGATCGACTGCGAAGCGCGTCATGACCATCGATGATCCTGATCGGGCGGGCGAGCTTGTTGCTGAGGCGATCCGGATCGCAGCGAGCGGTCGGCCGGGCCCAGTGGTCGTGGGACTGCCAGAGGATCTGCTGATGCATCAGACAGCGTCCCCTGTGCCAGCGGTGACGCGCGCGCCTCGTCCGGCCCCCGCGGCAGACGAGTTGCAGGAACTCGTGCAGCGGCTCGCGCGTGCAGAACGGCCCGCGCTGGTGCTCGGCGGCGACGGCTGGCACGACGGATGCGGCAGCCTGCTCGCGGACTTTGCGGGTGCAGCGGGGATTCCCGTGTTCAGTGACTGGCGCGCGTATGACGCGATCCCGCACACCTCGCCCGCCTGGGCAGGGTGGCTGGGATACGGGCGAGCGGATGCGGTCGTAGCTGGCTACGGCGCAGCTGACCTGCTCGTCTTTGTGGGAGGCACACGATCCGATGTGCTGAGTGAGGGGTACACACTCGGTCTTGACACCGAGACAGTGCTCGTACTCTCTGATCCCAACGCCGCGACGCACGCCGGTCGGATCGACCAGCACATCCTTGCAACGCCTGCGACGTTCACCGCAGCGCTCGCCGCAGTCGAGCCCGCCGCCGCACGCGGCAACCGCGCGGACACGTGGGTGCAGGAACGCGCCACCGCGCAGCGGGCGTTTGCGACGCACCGAGCAGACGCTGCGGTCGCAACCGGCGAGCCGGCAGCGGCGACACCCGCGGATCTCGGCGTCGACCTCGGCGTCGCATTCGGCTTGCTTGATGACCGGCTTGCGGGCAACGCGACCCTGACGTTCGGAGCGGGCAACGCGACGATCTGGGCGCATCGCTTCGTGCAGCACCATCTCCCCGCGAGCCTCGTCGGCGCTCGGAACGGTGCAATGGGCCTGGCCGTGCCTGCTGCGATCGCGGCATCGCTCGCGCATCCCGGCCGGCGTGCCGTCGCCGTCTGCGGCGACGGAGACTTCCTCATGAACGGGCAGGAGCTCGCCACCGCATTTGCACACGGAGCGGCTCCGCTCGTGATCGTGGTAGACAACGGGATCTACGGCACCATCGTGCAGCACCAAGAGCGGCACTACCCCGGCCGCCCGTCTGGCACCGCGATGGCAAACCCGAATTTTGCCGAGCTCATGCGTTCATTTGGCGGCCATGGCGAGCGAGTCACCCGCACCGAGGACGTCGCCGCGGCGCT
- a CDS encoding helix-turn-helix domain-containing protein: MPAAPRPPLSDTPAPGDRKRWLELLDQLDPHALTDTFLTHIVTVPGYDPPPVPLSEVRRTGRLSFIALVDGLRAGGLTEAIPVARDVGVSRARARIPITSLMTAIRADFAVLWEALTRIADPADAELIVRHTGIVLRTVDEYAGQTQQAYVAEQQRMREEEDSVRRGLIAAVFQDPPPAAERLAAISGDLGLPPHTELTVTAAVGDDIPALRFAVSELDRAGGITYTHHLDDTLIAFTRQIDLPGSHIDERYRELLDLRIGLASARDGLADLRGAAHVARDLAHVLAAEETGAMTWSRGWARLAAHSLLSSGNPVIADVHAALAQCGDAERTRLEEAVRSYLRTGNIGVSAEELFCHRNTLTNRLHRFTDLTGVNPVIPHEAARLVVGWA, translated from the coding sequence ATGCCCGCTGCACCCCGCCCGCCGCTCAGTGACACCCCCGCTCCCGGCGACCGCAAGCGATGGCTCGAGCTCCTTGATCAGCTCGATCCCCACGCGCTCACGGACACGTTTCTGACGCACATCGTCACAGTGCCCGGGTACGATCCACCCCCTGTGCCACTCTCCGAAGTGCGGCGAACGGGGCGGCTCTCGTTCATTGCCCTCGTCGACGGCTTGCGGGCCGGAGGACTCACCGAAGCGATCCCCGTTGCGCGAGATGTCGGGGTGTCGCGCGCCAGAGCGCGGATCCCCATCACCTCGTTGATGACCGCCATTCGCGCCGACTTCGCCGTGCTCTGGGAAGCACTGACCAGAATTGCCGACCCAGCGGACGCCGAACTCATCGTGCGCCACACCGGCATCGTCCTGCGCACGGTCGATGAGTACGCCGGCCAGACGCAGCAGGCCTACGTCGCTGAACAACAGCGCATGCGCGAAGAAGAGGACTCGGTGCGGCGAGGCCTCATCGCAGCGGTGTTCCAGGATCCGCCCCCCGCGGCCGAACGACTCGCGGCGATTTCGGGCGATCTGGGCCTCCCACCGCACACGGAGCTGACGGTCACGGCGGCGGTGGGCGACGATATTCCCGCCCTCCGCTTCGCGGTGTCAGAGCTCGACCGTGCAGGCGGAATCACCTACACACATCACCTCGATGACACGCTCATCGCCTTCACCCGCCAGATCGATCTGCCCGGCTCGCACATCGACGAGCGGTACCGAGAACTCCTTGACCTCCGCATCGGGCTCGCGAGTGCGCGAGATGGGCTCGCCGATCTCCGCGGTGCGGCGCACGTGGCCCGCGATCTCGCACACGTGCTGGCCGCCGAGGAGACAGGCGCGATGACCTGGTCACGAGGATGGGCCCGGCTTGCGGCGCACAGCTTGCTGTCCTCGGGCAACCCAGTGATCGCTGATGTCCACGCCGCACTCGCCCAGTGCGGCGATGCAGAACGCACTCGGCTCGAGGAGGCTGTGCGGAGCTATCTGCGAACCGGGAACATCGGAGTTTCTGCCGAAGAACTTTTCTGCCACCGCAACACGCTCACGAACCGGCTGCATCGATTCACTGACCTCACCGGCGTCAATCCGGTGATCCCCCATGAAGCGGCTCGGCTCGTGGTGGGGTGGGCATAG
- a CDS encoding MFS transporter yields the protein MSEITNTTSIEYDATQQLDVKDANKVALGALIGTALEWYDFFLFSAAAALVFNVQYFASENATAAALASFATFGVGLAARPIGGIIFGRMGDRVGRRKVLMITIVGIGIVTGLIGMLPTYAAIGIAAPILLVLLRVVQGLFVGGEWSGAMTIVVENAPLHLRAKYAAIPQIGSPIGTILSSGGFFIMTLVFSQENFDAWGWRIPFLIAIPLLLVAVYIRSKLEESPVFRQLEESGEVVKSPVLTTFKDSWRQIIVGMAAALLGVGGFYLVTAFCVWYGVNVLGYSPSLMLLGSMVAAAVEIAALLWGGSLGAKYGASRVIIWGGVASAVVAVPAFLLLSSGIPVLVVIAMTLAVCTLSLPYAASGTVLTGLFPAKTRYTGVGLAQNVAGMLSGFIPLAATGLVAMAANHWWPAAAMLVFLSLFTAVAGVLAPRLSVKLPGFKH from the coding sequence ATGAGCGAGATCACCAACACGACGTCAATCGAGTATGACGCGACACAGCAATTAGACGTGAAGGACGCCAATAAGGTGGCGCTCGGAGCGCTCATCGGCACCGCACTCGAGTGGTACGACTTCTTCCTGTTCAGCGCCGCAGCAGCGCTGGTGTTCAACGTCCAGTACTTCGCCAGCGAGAATGCGACGGCAGCAGCGCTCGCCTCCTTTGCGACGTTCGGTGTCGGCCTGGCCGCCCGTCCGATCGGCGGCATCATCTTTGGTCGCATGGGCGACCGGGTGGGGCGCCGCAAGGTGCTCATGATCACGATCGTTGGCATCGGTATTGTCACGGGGCTCATCGGTATGCTGCCGACCTACGCAGCGATCGGCATCGCCGCCCCGATCCTGCTCGTGCTACTCCGTGTCGTGCAGGGGCTGTTCGTCGGCGGAGAGTGGTCGGGTGCGATGACCATCGTGGTGGAGAATGCGCCGCTGCACCTGCGCGCGAAGTACGCCGCGATTCCCCAGATCGGCTCCCCCATCGGCACCATCCTCTCCTCGGGTGGGTTCTTCATCATGACTCTCGTGTTCTCACAGGAGAACTTCGATGCCTGGGGCTGGCGGATCCCGTTCCTCATCGCAATTCCGCTCCTGCTTGTCGCCGTGTACATCCGCAGCAAGCTCGAGGAGTCCCCGGTGTTCCGGCAGCTGGAGGAGTCCGGCGAGGTCGTGAAGAGCCCGGTGCTCACCACGTTCAAAGACAGCTGGCGCCAGATCATCGTCGGCATGGCCGCAGCATTGCTCGGTGTGGGCGGGTTCTACCTCGTGACGGCATTCTGCGTCTGGTACGGCGTCAATGTGCTCGGCTACTCGCCCTCCCTGATGCTGCTCGGCAGTATGGTAGCCGCGGCAGTCGAGATTGCTGCGTTGCTCTGGGGCGGAAGCCTGGGCGCGAAGTACGGTGCGAGCCGCGTGATCATTTGGGGCGGCGTCGCCTCGGCCGTTGTCGCGGTCCCCGCGTTCCTCCTGCTGTCTTCCGGCATTCCCGTACTCGTCGTGATTGCCATGACCCTCGCCGTCTGCACGCTCTCGCTCCCGTACGCCGCGTCCGGCACCGTGCTCACGGGATTGTTCCCCGCGAAAACGCGCTACACCGGCGTTGGCCTCGCCCAGAACGTCGCTGGCATGCTCTCCGGCTTCATCCCGCTCGCCGCGACCGGCCTCGTCGCCATGGCAGCCAACCACTGGTGGCCCGCCGCTGCGATGCTGGTCTTCTTGTCGCTCTTCACTGCAGTGGCCGGCGTTCTCGCGCCTCGTCTGAGCGTCAAACTGCCAGGGTTCAAACACTAA